Below is a genomic region from Fusarium oxysporum Fo47 chromosome XI, complete sequence.
TCGAGGTGAGTGTAGCGCTCTTTCTCGGCGTGATCGGTGAGGATGCTGCGTCACCATTTCGCTGGACCACCTGCATCCGTCTGCATGTAATCCGCGTCTAGCTTATCGCGAAGACTGTTGGTGTACGACTCGCTGGCTCATTGCTACATTGGATGCTTCCTTCTGTCTTGTCGTTGGACGAGAGCAGTAGTGGCGGCGAAATGCGCGGCTTGACTCTGTTGTAGATGCTTATCGACGTCGTCGCCGAGTCACTTCTAGCCGTTCCACGTGAGCTTTGACAGCGAATCTCGGGTAGGGACGTGTTTATCGATCGATCGCATCGGGGAAACGGTATTGCGATTAGAGCTTGTGTTGGTGTTTGTCATTTCGTCGTCGGTATCGGCTATCTCAGCCAGCTGGCAGAACctgttgatggtgagggtGAAGATATCGGGCTGGCGCCGCGATCAACCTCGATTGAGGTGGCAGGCAAGTCAGAGACTTCGGTGTCGTTAACAGGAAGGCCGAGCGGACCGGGGATCTTGACCACTCTCGGGATGCAGATCCAGCTTGTGGAGGTTGAGCTCTCAATCATATCAGCACCGCCCTCGCGAGAGTAACCATCagatgaagctgaggaggcCCAACAGAGACCAGATGGCTCTTCATTTTGAGCTCAAAGACCTGCTCAACAGTGACACGCAAAACACCGCCACGTTGCAGACCATCGGCGACTGAGATGAAGCTATGAGTGCGAAATGGTATTGACAGCTGGTGTGACGAGCAATACATGACTTGGAACACCAGTTAAACTTCACCTACACCTTATCCCGTGACCGTGCTCAGACACCCAAGCATCAGAAGCCACTTCTAATATACTAACAGACGCTTCCAACCCAATGCAGTACATGTACAAGTTCGCTTACTCCGGCTTCTTTCCATACACAAGCCTCAGTCGACAGTAAGGATGATACTTGCCCGACCTCAATTCCCTTCGAAGCTGCGAGCAATAAACCGTGACTTCATCCTGCGACCATCCTAACACGACGCTCGCCATGTACAAAACAAAGCCCTCCAGATCTTGATCCATGGCAGCAAACGCAAAGTTTCCGATTTCTTGCATCTTGGGATCTTTGGGCCAGCTACCGATAGGAAGCTGCAATTCCAGTTAGCCAGAACTCCTGCATGTAGTAGAGTCGGACGGTTAATGGTGCCTACCTTGAAATCCCGAGTCTGGATATCCGTGAACCCTGCATCTTCCATTCCCTGCTTCTGtaaatcatcatcaagaatggtAAAAGTTCTACCAAGTCTCTTGCCACCTTCGATAAAGAACTTGCCCCATTCACTCATCGCGCTACCGTCCTTGAcagtatcatcatcactctcaaGACAAGGCGACGCTTCAAAGCTCTCAACCCAACCGCCTGGCTTACATGATCGGAAGGCCTCTTGGAATAAAGCTGACCAGTCGCTGATGGAACCGTAGAGATATCGCATGTAAACAAAGTCGAATGAGTCGGGAGAGAAGGTCCATGGTTGAGTACAGTCTTCGATCTCACTGCTTTTGTCAGCTGATGGCCCAAACAAGTTGTCGTACAGCCGATGTGGCGCTGAAGAACTTACAACTTCACGTTGGGGGGGACCCAGCTTGGTTGGATGGGAGATATGTCGGTGCCGATCACTTCGGCTTGGGGATGCTCATCGGCAAAGTCACTGAAACGGTCAGTAAGAACATCACCACGTCGAAGCAGTCCACATACATTGCCCAGATTCCTATTCACCAACCATATGAGTATGTGTTTGGTTGCAAAGTCGCGGTTTCATACCTGTTCCAGTGCCCACATCAAGGACAGACTTGACAAGGTCAGATACGATGTCTTGCACGAGGGTCTGGAGCTTACCTTGATATCGTCCTTCAATGGTGCCAGGTGAAGTTTACCATCTAGTGTGAGGACCAGAAAATGGTGGCTGAAACGTGTCAGTGTCTATCTGAACCAGCCCCGTAACTCTTACATAATATCCATCGCCTCATTCTGCTGAGCATCATTGGATGCCCTGCACGCCACGCATTAGTTGTATGCAGTAAGCAGCAATATTTGCATAACTCACCAATATTCGGCATTTCCCCTCTCAGAGTGATAGGTCCGTCCTTTGATAGTTCTATAGTTCAGGATACTCGACGTCATCGAAGCCGTTGATGACTCTGTATCGACCCCAAGTGAAGAATCAGTATCTTCATCCTGTTCATCCTACACAGCGCGTTAGTCCCAGCCCCTTTTGACAGGTCTCAAACGTACCTGTGCCAAGGCAGCCCAGTGCCCAGCGTCATGCAGCACAACCTCACTTGCTCCTGACGAAGGAGACTTTGGTGACTTCTTCGGGGACGAGGCTTTGTCGCTCATGATGGTGTATGACTTGGCGATGAGGCTTGCGTAGGAAACTAGTTGGTTCTTGTCAAAGCGCGATTTTTGACAGCCTGCGGGGTAGACATGAACGTCTCGGCTGATTGATGTGGCATTTATTGCGGATCATTGCCGGGTGTTGTCGAAGTGCCGGGGTTGCATGATAGATAGGACAGGGATAAAATATGATCTGACATTGGTAAAGACCGAACATCAAGATGAAAAGGACAGCATGAAAGATATAAGTCAGTGGAAGGAGATATCAATAAAGAGCTTATTGCGAGAATTCACACAATTTACATACTCTACACAAGAATCAAGAGTGTTTTCAGTAAACAAAAACTCCTGCAAACTCTTAACTCCATCTTCccccttttctcttctctcttctctcatgTCCGTTAGACTTTACCTTATTCTTGAATCTTTTAACAACAGCTAATCGGCCATCTCTCTTTATATTATCATGAGCGGTCGCACATAGTGATCCATCCACTCACGAGCAATCACGTATTCTTCAACAATACGGCAAGCTAGTATGGTGTATCTGGTCTTTCGACAGGGCCAAAGTCTGGCTTGAGAGGCTTGGCATAATGCACTTCTGATTCGGTGACGCGGGTGCTCCTCATCGTTAAACATGTTTTTGCGAGCCGGTAGGCGGTGGGATAAAATCGACGGATGTTCTCCAAAGATCTTCTATTTTGGGACAAGATTGACGATGTGAGTGAACGTCTGTGTAGTTAATATAAGTGAAGTCTGAAGGGTTAGTATACGCGTTATGTGTGTTATTGTTGCAGTTATGCACTAATAGGTTTCTAAGAATTTCTAAGTAATAAGTTTTCTTAGCCTCTACGAAGTCATTTGCCTGTTAGATGATTTGTTCACATCGCTGGTTGTATTCGTGGTGTAGAGTCTACCGCCTACCCTATGGGCAGTGAGTTAAGCATTAGACAACAAGGAAAATGCAAGGAAAGTGAAACACAAGACGAATTACATAATTATTGCTTcccttttaatataatttaatcTCTTTTTCTGTATTAAGTACTGCATTCCTTTCCTTGACAACAGAACATCGAGAAAGTAAAGAAGTGATCAACCGGTCACTATTTATAGACGCGGCCGTGCTGCAccagataagataagataagataaaggaaAGTCTCTCACGCGTCACTTCACGTCAACTCCATACGCGTACTGGGCCCCAATGCCTTGAAATAAGACGCGTTTCCAGACTCAATTTCGGAGTAGAGATGAAAGTGTTTCCACTTTTTGACCAGACCCATCAGGCTGGTTCTGACGTGTTGGCGCATCTGTAACGCACCTCAAACCCCTGCATCCCTGCCATACATTGCCAAACTCAATCGTTTGACATCACGTCTCAGATCTTGACAGTCCCCGTTTCACATCCCATTCGCTTACACACCAAGAATATCACCACGAACTATTACTACCAGCGAAAACCACATCGGTTATACGGCCCGTTAGACTGTCTCATCTGTCAGATCTGGTTTGGATTCTCGGATCAAGCAGCTTCCTGTTTCTAAAAGCGCCCAAGGGGTGATGGCATGAACATTTTCGTATTAGGATCTGTTTGGAAAAACGGCGAGAGATTGACTTTCGAGATGCCATTAAAACGAGTAGAAAGTATAAAGTGCGCGATGACACCCTCATGTCTGTGCTTGTTCATCCAGCTTTCATCCAATCTCATCTCTGTTTATTGTTTCCAAGCTCTGCGAGCTTTTTGTCTCCTCTTTTACTTATCATTCTTTTACCAGGCTGCAGGAACAGTCATTCATTACCATATTTGCTATTTCTAATTGCCTATTACTCTCTCTATCACGATGAAGTTTTCTGCCGCCATCATCACTCTTTCGGCCGGTTTGGCCACTGCGACGCCTGTCTTTCGCACCCCAGCCCCAGGCAGACATGTCTCTCGATCCATCAAGAAGCGACAAGTTCCCCAGGAACACTCCCACGACTTTGTCTTGACCATCACTGGTGAGATGCTCAGACTCAACAACCCCAAGGAGATCCAAGACCCTGTTTTTGGTCTTCTGGGTGATGCCGCTGCAAAGCAGGGTGCAGGAAGCGTCACCAACCTCGCTTGTCTGAAGCAGGAAACTGCTGATCAAGCTTTTACCAACGCCAAGGAGATTGGCGATCTTCGTGGGATGGCTGGTGCACTGCTCTTCCAGGCCATTGAGCGCAACAccggtggtgttggtgttgccaGCAAGCTGTGCGATGAAGCAGCTGTCAATCCCGAGATTGGTGCTCTCACGCAGCACCAGGATGCTGCCTCTACTGGCGCCGGTGCTATCAACAAGGCTGTTACTCTCGAGCTGTCCAAGCAGCTGGCTGGAATTGGTGCTGACCCCAACTTGGCTCTACTGAGTGGTACATTCGCACCAGGAGATGTAAGTACATATGTGCAACTGGGTACTGAGTATGCTGACAATGTCTAGACCAGCGATACCACCGGAAAGGGCAACTCCTGTGACCAGGAAGAACCCGACCTGGGCTGCATCTTCTCCCAGGGTCTTCTTGTCATGGATGCGACAGAGGATGAGATCTCTTCTGCCGTAGCTGATGTCACCCCAACATTCACCGGAACAGGCGGCATCTTTGCCACTGACCTGGTCGACCTGGCCTCATTCTCTGTCGCCTCTGGCACTGAGGTCGCTGATCTTGCTACTATCGTCAACGGAGCCGCCACTGGTGCTGCCTCAGCTACTGCTACCGCTGAAGCACCGGCTGCTATCAACACTGGCAAAGCTGCTGAGAAAACGGCGGGTGCAGGTGCAggtgctggagctggaaAGGGTTGCAAAGCCAAGTCAAAGACCGCCGCCAGCGCGACGACCTTGACTCCCCTTCCCAGCCGCACCTCTGGAGATAGTGCCAAGGCCACCGGTGCCGCCAACAATGCCCAGGGTGTGAACGTCCAGACCTTCACTGGTACACTGGGTGGAGCACCTCCCCCTGtcatctcttcagctgccGAAAAGCCTTTCTCTGTCAACGGAAACACCTTCAATGGTGAGAGTGTTGCTCTCGGCCGATCTTGTGATATTCAGCACAATGCTTGTGCAGATGCTGCTAACTCTGGTCAACTTGCGGGAGGTGTCGGACAGTGCGAGACTCAATTGGCTGCTTGTCGCGCTGCCATTCAGTAAGCAAGGAGGCACTTGTACTTTATATACGGTTTTAGCTGTAGATATATACTTTGAATGACTCACGATTTTGCCTTTGAACATCAATCAGTGAATCTTTGAGTTTGTGCTATGAATTATTCTGGCAATAACACCGAGACTCTAATTAGCTCTCTAACTTGGAACTCGGTCTTTCGAAAGCAGAAAGCGAGAGCGTGATCCTTTCCAGAGTAtcaccaaaaaaaaaaaaaaaaaagaaaaacagtTCTCGCaaagtatataaattaaagttGACCTATAAAGGCAATCGATTAATAATCTCATTCACCTGCCTATAACCCAAGTCAACTAACCCTTTTTTATCCTGGCTCTCACATGTCTAGAGCTCAGTATGGACGATTACATGAACGTCTCTCCCAAGTATTCCCACGCAATCAATGCATATCCGAAAGTAGGCGGCCATGTTTGTCCATCCAAGCACCCTGATCAGTGCAATGAGTTAGTCTTTCGTCCTCCCAGCTTTCAATAAGTCGAAAGACCACCACTTGATACCCTGCTTCTGTTACGCTACTGAAATCAGGCAAGAAATCGTTGAAGAGTTGGCATGGCGGGATAGTGATTGACTTCTGATCGTCATAAAAGTCGCCGTTATTCAAGCTACTCATTTGCCTCTCAACATACCTAGTATACATGCATACTAGCTGCAACTCGATGCATCCCTCTTCCATAGTGGGAAGGTCATCCATGATAAGCTCCCAGTGATTAGTTTCACAGGATTCCTCTGGAGGACACTCGGAAGCGTTGCGATGTCGGAGAATGAATATTGGGAATTCTTCCCCATCGCCGTATGTTCCAGCCGCTGCTGCCCACCAGAGAAGATCGATTGAAAAGGAAGAATCACTTGGAGGCTTGGGACATACCCATATGTCCTGTTGATATCTTGCGTCAAGCCTTTCGTCGGCCGGAGCCTCTTCTCGATCAATGTGGACCGATGCCTTGGATAGTCGAGGCTGGAGTTGGCCGTCACTGAGTCCGTTGGAAGACTCTGAACCAGCTAGAAGTTCGCTGCCCTCTTGGGGCCCCTAGTTCTCCCCAGGTGCAGTCGAGAGACGCAATGGCTGCTTCGACCTCCGCCAGTGCCCGTTGCAAGGCGGACTTGGTAGATTGGAGTTGATCCATGTTGGAATGTCCGGCGCTAGGAAAGGTTTATAAGATTATCTTTTAGAAGGGGACTTACCTTATGGCGTTGGTGGTATGGTGTGCAGATGGACTGCTCCCAGTCAATACAAACGCTTCCGTCTTCTTAGATTGTATCCACTTGCGCGACTAGTCTTCTAACAAAGACTCAATGTACCGTTGTTACCGTAGTTATTATTGGGCTTGTTCATCAGGCCTTCCTTTAGTTTTGCGAAATGATCTGGCAACAAAGCATAACGAAGAAAGTGACAGCCGATAGAATAATTGAGGTCACTGCACAAATAAGTAGAGCATGAAGAAGGTATCCTTGCTTTGTGTTTGCCATCGGCGGCTAGATCCTTTGCGACCTTGCCACTTGGCATCTTCAAGAAGGGCGAAAACCCTGAATCGTGAGTTCTATGATAAATCTAGACCTAGCTTGCGAAAGTATTGAGGAGCTTGCGATGAGACAATGGCAAAGGCGCTCAGAAGTGACTAGTGGGAGTGACGGAGTGGATTGAAGCGATGCGTCATTGACTACGCGCGTCCATTCCTGTGGATGGACCACGTTTGTGTGCCTTAATGAACAAGGCTTAGCGGACATCGGGTTTAATTATAATGCGAACATCAAGATCTTGTCCAAGCTCATGCTTCATGCTTTCAGGCTGAGAAGACTTTTCTTCCACGAATCATTAGTCAAAATGATAAATAGCATCTTTTTGGTTGTTATCTAAACTACACCCCTACTATCATTCATGAATGTTGTCATCTCAACCAGCTCAGCCGTGCTCGACGACGCTTCTTGCTGCGCCTGACTTGGCTTTCCTTTAAAGATGGTACTCTCGGTATGACGCGAGGTACTCGGAGTTCTTCCCTGCTGCCTGGGTGCAGATGatccttggtgatgatttcTGGGACCTGAGTCGATAGAGCTTCCAAGTCTTGGGAACGCCTTGAGGATAAGGATTCGGAGATCAGGAAGACAGACACACCATAAGCCAACGTTGATCTCAATGACTGACCAGTAACAGGTCTCGAAACTGTCCCCTACATTATGTCAGATGTGATTGCGGAGACAAAGGTTGATGAACCTACAGGTTGGGTTCTGAGAGTTCCCAAAAGCAACCAAGTACCGCAGTCGCAGGATGCTGACAATGGTGACACTACTCACGTTAGCTTTTATCGGCGACAGGGCAGCCTGGCAACTTACAAAGTACCAACAGTGAACATGACTGCTACAGCAAGCTTCCTTTGCCACTTCATTTGCAAGCGGACCAGTTGCCAGATAGGAATGGCCAACATCCAAACATCCAGGATGATACTCACGGCTGCAATAGCCCAAGCTAATGGATTGATTCCAAGACAATGTCCCTCATGCAGCTTATCCCATCCTGTCCAGTAGAAGCTAATCGGCTGACATTGTGTGATAGCCAATATGTCGAAGATGACCATGCCCAGGGCTGCAACACCGATCGTACCCCATATAAGACGTTGGACGGTTACCACAGGGAAGATTCGGAGGTAGAAGAGGGCGACGCATATCTTTGTCAGGAAAACATCGGAGGCGTAGAGGGTTTGGCCAATGTAGAGGTACTAAAACTGTTAGAAATACTTTTGAATAGAGATGGGAGGCATACGCAGAGATAGCTGTTGATCGTGTCTGGGCTGAAAAGCCATGCGTCTCTCCCGAGACCATTGCCCGAAACTATCCGCAGTCAGTATTGATTCCACCAAGTGCGAGGATGACTTACGGCCATGAACACAAACAATAGTGTTCCCCAGATCAAGTAGCTATTGTAATTAGTAGGGCACTCTTTTGGCTTCGACAAAGACTCACAAAGACAGCTACGACGAGATAATCATCCAGCCTGAACTTCCTCTCGTATCGCAGCTTCTCCCAAAACCGAAGACCAACCGCAATCGCCGTGATTGTAACCAACGTAATGGCCAAAATGTCGAATTGCGCATGTTTGTCTCGCACCGGAAAATCACAAGCAACTGAGGTGACATTCAGCGTCGCTGCAA
It encodes:
- a CDS encoding S-adenosyl-L-methionine-dependent methyltransferase, encoding MSDKASSPKKSPKSPSSGASEVVLHDAGHWAALAQDEQDEDTDSSLGVDTESSTASMTSSILNYRTIKGRTYHSERGNAEYWASNDAQQNEAMDIIHHFLVLTLDGKLHLAPLKDDIKSVLDVGTGTGIWAIDFADEHPQAEVIGTDISPIQPSWVPPNVKFEIEDCTQPWTFSPDSFDFVYMRYLYGSISDWSALFQEAFRSCKPGGWVESFEASPCLESDDDTVKDGSAMSEWGKFFIEGGKRLGRTFTILDDDLQKQGMEDAGFTDIQTRDFKLPIGSWPKDPKMQEIGNFAFAAMDQDLEGFVLYMASVVLGWSQDEVTVYCSQLRRELRSGKYHPYCRLRLVYGKKPE